A region from the Vicia villosa cultivar HV-30 ecotype Madison, WI linkage group LG3, Vvil1.0, whole genome shotgun sequence genome encodes:
- the LOC131659364 gene encoding uncharacterized protein LOC131659364, which translates to MEGREGINPGITVIGAEAPSAYHVAPGTEAPNQVHKPEAVSAVVTAGAAADASVVVVSPVSVGLDGSVKKKRGRPRKYEPNGSVNMALSPLPISSLAPPSTNDFSSVKRGKPQGMEYKRAKKVVMDHLDIVAFFPSLNSVHLHRLLLVKAEETLFLWERDYLPIDSGVVLLDIAFVPEDPYHIAFIIADNEYIGLNECKFFLKDIVNSGSQFPIWIHQIS; encoded by the exons ATGGAAGGAAGAGAAGGTATCAATCCTGGGATAACAGTTATAGGTGCAGAAGCTCCATCAGCTTATCATGTAGCACCAGGGACTGAAGCTCCAAACCAGGTTCATAAACCTGAAGCAGTATCAGCAGTGGTCACGGCAGGTGCCGCTGCTGATGCTTCTGTTGTCGTTGTCTCACCGGTGAGTGTAGGTTTGGATGGATCAGTTAAGAAGAAGAGGGGTAGACCAAGGAAATACGAGCCAAATGGGTCTGTCAACATGGCGTTGTCACCATTGCCTATCTCATCTTTGGCTCCTCCTTCTACTAATGACTTCTCGTCCGTGAAGCGAGGGAAACCACAGGGGATGGAATACAAGAGGGCAAAGAAAGTTGTGATGGATCATCTTG ATATTGTTGCTTTCTTTCCAAGTCTCAACTCAGTTCATTTACATAGATTGTTG TTGGTGAAAGCTGAAGAAACTCTTTTTTTGTGGGAAAGAGATTATCTACCTATCGATTCTGGTGTTGTGCTTCTAGATATCGCTTTTGTTCCTGAAGACCCTTACCATATCGCTTTT ATCATAGCAGACAATGAGTATATTGGTCTGAATGAGTGCAAGTTCTTCCTCAAAGACATTGTCAACTCAG GAAGTCAGTTTCCTATATGGATTCACCAAATATCATAG